The following proteins are co-located in the Bombus pascuorum chromosome 3, iyBomPasc1.1, whole genome shotgun sequence genome:
- the LOC132905485 gene encoding protein twist-like — protein sequence MTAYTSFQQYDLLDSEGYGSASSPESNPRSWIHQEIYPQPPRSRGSSCGSVSSLDCQNREYQEIGAANGSFHVTATGFNFTEFYEGYYQEGCRNEHQIGHSNNMRTAKEPARPAFRMNECAENVYDGVSSRAEFTGENSAAKQSADTPPKMEHHTSNIFSNGRCEFGQNQESFFASKSYGIPKGDGFLPRNNGNPYGQRGDILYLGATYSVQRNENYVQSQQGGKCEPSRYHQKNDALHISPMEYPGQKTKESMQKIKNGTPGIEVLRKRRLAANARERRRMNSLNDAFDRLRDVVPSLGNDRKLSKFETLQMAQTYIAALYELLQRE from the coding sequence ATGACCGCTTACACCAGTTTCCAACAGTACGATCTGTTAGACTCCGAGGGTTACGGGTCGGCGAGTAGCCCAGAGTCGAATCCGCGTAGCTGGATCCATCAGGAGATCTATCCTCAACCGCCAAGGTCCAGGGGTAGCAGCTGCGGTAGCGTGAGCTCGTTGGATTGTCAAAATCGCGAGTACCAAGAGATCGGTGCAGCGAATGGCAGCTTTCACGTGACCGCGACTGGCTTCAACTTCACCGAGTTCTACGAGGGTTACTACCAAGAAGGTTGCCGAAACGAGCACCAAATCGGCCATTCGAATAACATGAGGACGGCGAAGGAGCCGGCCAGGCCGGCGTTCAGGATGAACGAGTGCGCGGAGAACGTTTACGACGGTGTATCGAGCCGGGCCGAATTCACCGGTGAGAATTCTGCGGCCAAACAAAGCGCCGACACCCCGCCAAAAATGGAGCACCACACGAGCAATATCTTTAGCAACGGCAGGTGCGAGTTCGGCCAGAATCAGGAGAGTTTCTTCGCCTCGAAGAGTTATGGTATCCCGAAAGGTGATGGTTTTTTGCCTAGAAATAACGGCAATCCTTATGGGCAGAGGGGCGACATTCTTTATTTGGGTGCCACGTACAGCGTGCAGAGAAACGAAAACTACGTTCAGAGCCAGCAAGGCGGCAAATGCGAGCCGTCCAGGTACCACCAAAAAAACGACGCTCTCCACATCTCGCCGATGGAGTACCCCGGCCAAAAGACGAAGGAGAGCATGCAGAAGATCAAAAACGGCACGCCGGGTATCGAGGTGTTGAGAAAGAGACGGCTGGCGGCGAACGCGCGTGAAAGAAGAAGGATGAACAGTCTGAACGATGCTTTCGATAGGCTACGGGACGTCGTGCCTAGCCTCGGCAATGACAGAAAGCTCAGCAAATTCGAGACTCTACAAATGGCGCAAACGTATATCGCGGCGTTGTACGAGCTGTTGCAAAGGGAGTGA